One segment of Candidatus Poribacteria bacterium DNA contains the following:
- a CDS encoding CDP-alcohol phosphatidyltransferase family protein: MIANLITLFRLILVFVVISLFGQHLYLDILLVALIGLILFLDAVDGYVARKLNQTSDFGALLDIVGDRIVECIFWVYFAVVGLIPIWIPVIVIARGFFTDGLRSAAFAQGKTAFGENTMMSSKWTRALTSSRMSRSIYGIAKTIAFIYLGGLIAFKNSGVYPELTVGLELTGVILSTITVAMCLIRGLPVLIDGWKYVKN; the protein is encoded by the coding sequence ATGATTGCGAATCTGATTACACTTTTCCGACTAATCCTGGTATTCGTTGTTATCTCACTTTTCGGGCAGCATCTCTATTTAGACATTTTACTTGTCGCGCTGATTGGACTGATTCTATTTCTTGACGCGGTCGATGGTTACGTTGCGCGGAAACTCAACCAAACTTCAGACTTCGGGGCACTATTGGATATAGTCGGCGACCGTATTGTTGAATGCATTTTCTGGGTTTACTTCGCTGTTGTTGGACTGATTCCCATCTGGATTCCAGTTATTGTGATTGCGCGTGGTTTCTTTACAGATGGCTTGCGGAGTGCTGCTTTCGCACAAGGGAAAACAGCGTTCGGTGAGAATACGATGATGTCCTCAAAATGGACGCGCGCGCTAACGAGTTCACGTATGAGTCGAAGCATTTATGGCATTGCGAAAACGATTGCCTTTATCTATCTCGGCGGTCTCATAGCCTTCAAAAACTCTGGTGTCTACCCGGAACTGACTGTCGGTTTGGAATTAACAGGTGTAATTTTATCAACTATAACCGTTGCGATGTGCTTAATCCGCGGTCTCCCTGTCTTAATTGATGGCTGGAAATACGTCAAAAACTAA
- a CDS encoding lactonase family protein, translating to MAQQNNQDYFVYVGTYTHGDSEGIYVYRLDGATGDLEYSSKLTGVENPSFLEIHPSGQYLFAVNEVGEFEGKDSGAVTAFYIHRETGEISYLNQRATGGGAPCHLSVDATGKCLLVANYGGGSVAAFQIESDGRLSEASDFVQHEGSSINPQRQMEPHAHSIMIDASNRYAFSPDLGIDKVLIYQLDAENGKLTPNTQPWARVHPGAGPRHFDFHPNGEYAYVINELDSTFTAFRYDASAGTLTEFQTISTLPDNFDGRSHCADVHVHPSGKFLYGSNRGHDSIAICAIDAETGTLSPIGHESTQGETPRNFGLNPEGTFLFAANQQTDTVVTFAIDQETGELNATGHVTEVPTPVCLKMLPCV from the coding sequence ATGGCGCAACAGAACAACCAAGACTATTTCGTTTATGTCGGCACTTATACGCATGGAGACAGCGAAGGGATTTACGTCTATCGCTTAGACGGTGCGACGGGTGACCTGGAATATAGCAGCAAACTCACAGGCGTTGAAAATCCGTCATTTTTGGAGATACATCCGAGCGGTCAGTATCTCTTTGCTGTCAATGAAGTCGGTGAGTTTGAGGGTAAGGATAGCGGTGCCGTTACAGCATTTTACATCCATCGAGAGACTGGCGAGATTAGTTACCTCAACCAACGCGCGACGGGGGGTGGCGCGCCTTGCCATTTGAGTGTAGATGCGACGGGCAAGTGTCTACTTGTGGCAAATTATGGCGGCGGAAGCGTCGCTGCTTTTCAGATAGAATCAGATGGACGGCTGAGCGAAGCCTCTGATTTTGTGCAGCACGAAGGGTCGAGTATCAACCCGCAGCGGCAGATGGAACCGCACGCCCACTCAATTATGATTGATGCCAGCAATCGTTATGCCTTCTCACCTGACCTCGGCATTGATAAAGTCCTTATTTACCAATTGGACGCAGAAAACGGCAAACTTACGCCTAATACCCAACCGTGGGCACGCGTGCATCCTGGGGCGGGACCGCGACATTTCGATTTCCATCCAAACGGAGAGTACGCTTATGTAATCAACGAACTGGATTCAACCTTCACCGCATTCCGATATGACGCGAGTGCTGGAACGCTCACGGAATTCCAGACGATCTCTACGCTGCCTGATAATTTTGATGGCAGAAGTCACTGCGCTGATGTGCACGTCCATCCTTCCGGGAAATTCCTGTATGGCTCAAACCGTGGACACGATAGCATAGCCATTTGCGCGATTGACGCAGAAACGGGCACCCTGAGTCCTATTGGTCACGAATCCACACAAGGTGAAACACCACGGAACTTTGGACTGAATCCGGAAGGGACATTCCTTTTTGCTGCGAATCAACAAACAGATACGGTTGTGACATTCGCAATCGACCAAGAAACAGGCGAATTAAATGCGACGGGACACGTAACAGAAGTGCCAACGCCTGTCTGTTTGAAGATGCTTCCCTGTGTTTAG
- a CDS encoding methionine synthase: MKDISKKPEILTTTVGSYPVPTWLLSIPTEQSLLDATRVVVDIQRQRGIDLPTDGELYRFDPNHPDTNGMIDYFIRPLSGIRAEVGRQEWHEFRQMQTMSFRAKPAGVVENALGEGTLNLVSDCERAVSVAGKDIKFTVTSPYMLARTLLDKHYGDFDALLTALAEALAAQVRELDCACLQIDEANIPGNPEDGPRAAEAINIVLDAFDGEKAVHFCFGNYGGQVIQKGNWAALIDFLNMLRCDHLVLELAHRPEADLEALKAVSSDIVLGIGVIDVKVNPIETADDVAASIEKAEKIMGGGRIGWVHPDCGFWMLQRSVVDRKIEALVQGRDRYLGTA; this comes from the coding sequence GTGAAAGATATATCTAAAAAACCAGAAATTTTGACCACAACTGTTGGCTCTTACCCCGTACCGACGTGGCTGCTCTCGATACCAACCGAGCAGAGCCTTCTCGATGCAACACGCGTTGTTGTCGATATCCAACGGCAACGCGGCATCGACTTACCAACAGATGGTGAACTCTACCGCTTTGATCCCAACCACCCAGACACCAATGGAATGATCGACTATTTCATCCGTCCACTTTCAGGTATAAGGGCAGAGGTGGGACGGCAGGAATGGCACGAATTCCGGCAGATGCAAACGATGTCGTTTCGAGCAAAACCTGCTGGTGTTGTCGAGAACGCATTAGGCGAAGGCACGCTAAACCTCGTTTCTGACTGTGAACGTGCCGTGAGCGTCGCTGGTAAAGACATCAAATTTACAGTGACAAGTCCTTATATGCTCGCACGGACGCTATTGGATAAACATTATGGAGACTTTGATGCCTTGCTCACTGCTTTGGCAGAGGCATTAGCAGCACAAGTGCGGGAACTCGATTGCGCCTGCCTTCAAATTGACGAAGCGAATATACCGGGCAACCCAGAAGACGGACCCCGCGCTGCTGAGGCGATTAATATTGTACTCGATGCGTTTGACGGAGAGAAGGCAGTCCACTTCTGTTTTGGAAATTATGGAGGGCAGGTTATCCAGAAAGGGAACTGGGCGGCTCTCATTGACTTCCTAAACATGCTCCGATGCGACCATCTTGTGTTGGAACTGGCACATCGTCCTGAAGCAGACTTAGAAGCACTCAAGGCGGTTTCGTCAGATATCGTCCTCGGTATCGGGGTGATTGACGTAAAAGTTAACCCGATTGAGACCGCTGACGACGTAGCAGCCAGTATAGAAAAAGCAGAAAAGATAATGGGTGGAGGACGGATTGGTTGGGTACATCCAGACTGTGGTTTTTGGATGCTCCAACGCTCCGTGGTGGACAGAAAAATAGAGGCTTTAGTGCAAGGACGGGATCGGTACCTCGGTACTGCATAG
- a CDS encoding phytanoyl-CoA dioxygenase family protein, producing MGLTNKELEFYQTNGYFLKKGLVSSEDIARICDEIEDIHNRMAAQPAEGIGISWEVYDSEDHPPRIKQLMHSELVSPTLNRLLRSNDVLDILEAMMGENISLYHSKLLPKAGGDGTAIPWHQDYAYWKNDNNKPVMINCQLAISAANLENGCIQFVPGSHNWGLQEHERKQQTFGVFLPGHYQEREDAVAVEMEPGDGVFFNALIIHGSAPNNSENDRLMNTFAYNVTGNGETQCREVLRGIPLEA from the coding sequence ATGGGACTTACAAATAAAGAACTGGAATTTTACCAAACAAACGGCTATTTTCTGAAAAAAGGACTTGTTTCTTCAGAAGATATTGCGCGAATCTGTGACGAGATCGAAGATATCCACAATCGTATGGCGGCGCAACCAGCAGAGGGTATTGGAATCTCTTGGGAAGTCTACGATTCAGAGGATCATCCACCGCGTATTAAGCAGTTGATGCACAGTGAGTTGGTGAGTCCGACACTCAATCGTCTGCTTCGTTCTAATGATGTACTGGATATCTTAGAAGCAATGATGGGTGAAAACATTTCACTGTATCACAGTAAATTGCTTCCAAAAGCCGGTGGCGACGGAACAGCGATCCCGTGGCATCAGGATTACGCCTATTGGAAAAATGACAACAATAAGCCGGTGATGATTAATTGCCAATTGGCGATAAGCGCGGCAAATCTTGAGAACGGGTGTATTCAGTTCGTGCCTGGAAGCCATAATTGGGGATTACAGGAGCATGAACGGAAACAGCAAACATTTGGTGTATTTTTACCCGGGCACTATCAAGAACGCGAAGATGCTGTTGCCGTAGAAATGGAACCCGGGGACGGTGTATTCTTCAATGCCCTCATTATCCATGGCTCTGCTCCGAATAACTCGGAAAATGATCGACTGATGAACACTTTTGCCTACAACGTGACAGGTAACGGCGAGACCCAATGCCGAGAAGTCTTACGTGGTATACCCCTTGAGGCATAA
- a CDS encoding LysM peptidoglycan-binding domain-containing protein — MKMIRGTLKLALILYICAALSGVYVLSASARITPHEGDEDTMLITIEKGDTLWDLCQEHLTDPLRWRELSKYNDFTNPHLIYPGEQLRIPVAMAKEVVEVAEEELAGYQEELERLKVELAESEATRDKLEAEIGGLNESMAELKGQLKALEDSLKSQEKLMDAVGQSGEAIASSLKEALAANKDAILHEIAHLDEHLEAVASMLEEREMNAKATHELIEATQAEVKGILTHIEANQKAISEVKMILENAKGVHEELSTSKRALVFLTTVAAGVGLFVIGSIGGRSGE; from the coding sequence ATGAAAATGATAAGAGGCACGCTAAAGTTAGCACTGATTCTGTACATCTGCGCAGCACTCAGTGGCGTTTATGTGTTATCCGCCTCGGCGAGGATCACGCCGCATGAAGGTGATGAGGATACTATGCTCATTACTATTGAAAAAGGCGATACGCTCTGGGATCTCTGCCAAGAGCATCTCACAGACCCACTCCGCTGGCGCGAACTGAGCAAGTACAACGACTTCACGAATCCACATCTCATCTATCCGGGCGAACAGTTACGGATTCCAGTTGCTATGGCAAAAGAGGTCGTTGAAGTTGCTGAGGAGGAGCTTGCTGGATACCAAGAGGAACTGGAACGGCTGAAAGTGGAATTAGCCGAATCCGAAGCGACGCGGGATAAATTGGAAGCAGAAATTGGCGGACTCAACGAGAGTATGGCGGAACTCAAAGGACAACTTAAAGCCCTTGAGGATAGCCTGAAATCTCAAGAGAAGTTGATGGATGCTGTCGGTCAGTCCGGTGAAGCCATCGCTTCGAGCCTCAAAGAAGCCCTTGCAGCCAATAAAGATGCTATCCTTCACGAAATCGCCCACCTTGATGAACATCTTGAAGCGGTCGCTTCAATGCTCGAGGAGCGTGAAATGAACGCTAAAGCGACACACGAACTCATTGAAGCTACCCAAGCCGAAGTGAAGGGAATTTTGACCCATATTGAAGCGAATCAAAAGGCAATCAGTGAAGTCAAGATGATACTCGAAAATGCCAAGGGTGTCCACGAGGAACTTTCCACATCCAAACGTGCTTTGGTGTTCCTGACAACCGTCGCAGCCGGTGTTGGATTGTTTGTTATCGGTAGCATCGGTGGACGTAGCGGCGAATAA
- a CDS encoding nucleotide pyrophosphohydrolase, with amino-acid sequence MDYTLENCQKLVDDWIRTFGVRYFSELTNTAILMEEVGELARIMARQYGEQSFKKNEHDLDLGEEMADILFVLICLANQTGVELEDAFKKSMEKKTNRDKERHKRNPKLLKETV; translated from the coding sequence ATGGACTATACGCTCGAAAATTGCCAAAAACTTGTAGATGACTGGATACGGACCTTTGGCGTGCGCTATTTTTCTGAGTTAACCAATACCGCGATCCTTATGGAGGAGGTCGGAGAATTAGCGCGGATTATGGCGCGCCAATATGGCGAACAGAGTTTCAAGAAGAATGAACATGATCTTGATCTCGGTGAAGAGATGGCAGATATTCTCTTTGTGCTTATATGTCTTGCGAATCAGACAGGCGTTGAACTTGAGGATGCATTCAAAAAGTCGATGGAGAAGAAGACGAACCGAGACAAAGAACGACACAAGCGTAACCCAAAACTTCTAAAAGAAACAGTGTAG
- a CDS encoding sulfite exporter TauE/SafE family protein, giving the protein MDFNFLHVVLLFGTGIAAGFLNTVAFGGSLLALPMLIFLGLPTAVANGTNRVAIFFQNFSAIMGFRRKGVSDFKYSILLAVPAVIGAAIGALIAIDIRDALFNLILAVVMITMLILTLLNPTERLKDRIESGGKDSKIVAMIVFFFIGIYGGFIQAGVGLLVITALRLLTGMDLVRTNAIKVFVIFFYTVIALGIFISQGKVNWYLGPTLAVGNACGAWLGSHWAVEKGDKWIKVMLIVAVIAFAIRLVWLSVTGS; this is encoded by the coding sequence GTGGATTTTAACTTTCTTCACGTTGTACTGCTCTTTGGTACAGGTATCGCTGCGGGTTTCTTAAACACGGTTGCCTTCGGCGGTTCGTTGTTAGCCCTACCTATGCTGATTTTTCTTGGACTCCCCACCGCAGTAGCAAACGGGACAAACAGAGTTGCTATTTTCTTCCAAAATTTCAGTGCTATTATGGGATTTCGCCGTAAAGGTGTCTCTGATTTTAAGTATAGCATCTTACTCGCCGTGCCAGCGGTCATCGGTGCCGCGATAGGCGCGCTAATCGCCATCGATATTAGAGATGCGCTATTCAACCTAATTCTCGCAGTTGTGATGATCACCATGCTGATTCTAACACTACTTAATCCAACAGAGCGGTTGAAGGACAGGATTGAAAGTGGGGGCAAGGATTCCAAAATTGTCGCAATGATCGTTTTCTTCTTTATTGGAATCTACGGAGGATTCATCCAAGCCGGTGTGGGTTTGCTCGTTATCACTGCTTTGCGTCTTCTCACTGGTATGGATTTAGTTCGGACGAATGCGATTAAAGTTTTTGTTATCTTCTTTTATACCGTGATCGCACTTGGTATTTTTATTTCCCAAGGCAAAGTCAACTGGTACTTAGGACCAACACTGGCAGTTGGTAACGCCTGTGGCGCATGGCTTGGAAGCCATTGGGCAGTCGAAAAAGGGGACAAATGGATTAAAGTGATGCTAATTGTCGCCGTAATTGCTTTTGCTATCCGTCTGGTTTGGCTGAGTGTGACAGGCAGTTAG
- a CDS encoding arylsulfatase yields the protein MNQNNKPNIILILNDDMGFSDLGCYGGEVHTPNLDRLATGGLRFTQFYNTARCCPSRASMLTGLHPHQTGVGHMMGDDGLEGYRGDLNDRCITIADAVRSEGYGTYMSGKWHISRHAGADGPKHSWPCQRGFDEYYGIITGAANFWKPNTLTRNNTRIEHDELPEGYFFTDAISDEAVTFIQNHTEKTPERPFFTYVAYTAPHWPLHAHEEDIARYNGRFAAGWDELREERLSRMREMKILDEAWQLTARDPSQLPWREAEYKEWNQRRMEVYAAQITRMDAGIGRIIDTLEGTGQLDNTLILFLADNGGCAEELGGPPAIRDSNSLISTGTTSDGQPVYRGNDPSIMPGPETTYQSYGVPWANLSNTPFREYKHWVHEGGIATPLIAHWPDAIESSGELRHQPGQLPDIMATCLEVSGATYPEEHDGKPILPLEGTSLVPIFDGKDNGKDVLYWEHEGNCAVRQDNWKLVCKFPGDWELYDLAAERTEINDLAAKHPQKLEELVGLYRDWADRCLIYPWDRLQERRRQERDQR from the coding sequence ATGAACCAAAATAACAAACCTAACATTATCCTCATTCTGAACGATGATATGGGTTTTTCCGACTTGGGCTGCTACGGCGGCGAAGTCCATACACCCAACCTTGACCGACTCGCTACAGGTGGGCTGCGCTTTACACAATTCTATAACACGGCGCGGTGCTGTCCATCCCGTGCATCCATGCTGACTGGATTACATCCGCATCAAACCGGCGTGGGACACATGATGGGCGACGACGGACTTGAGGGGTATCGCGGTGATCTGAATGACCGGTGTATCACTATCGCCGACGCAGTCCGTTCAGAAGGCTACGGCACATATATGAGCGGCAAATGGCATATCTCTCGGCATGCCGGTGCAGATGGTCCCAAGCACAGCTGGCCCTGCCAACGCGGGTTTGACGAATACTACGGGATTATCACAGGTGCCGCTAATTTCTGGAAGCCGAATACCCTGACGCGCAATAATACCCGCATTGAACACGATGAACTCCCTGAGGGCTACTTTTTCACAGATGCCATCAGCGATGAAGCGGTGACATTTATCCAGAACCATACTGAAAAGACACCGGAACGTCCATTCTTCACTTATGTCGCTTACACAGCACCACACTGGCCCCTGCACGCACACGAAGAAGACATCGCACGCTACAATGGACGTTTCGCCGCCGGATGGGATGAGCTGCGAGAAGAACGGCTCTCACGGATGCGGGAAATGAAAATTTTAGATGAAGCGTGGCAGCTTACCGCAAGGGACCCTTCACAGTTACCTTGGCGTGAAGCGGAATATAAAGAATGGAATCAACGGCGTATGGAAGTCTACGCAGCGCAAATCACCCGCATGGATGCAGGTATCGGGCGAATTATCGACACATTGGAGGGGACAGGACAACTCGACAACACGCTCATCCTCTTTTTAGCGGATAACGGCGGCTGTGCGGAAGAACTCGGGGGTCCTCCAGCGATACGTGATAGCAATTCACTGATTAGTACCGGGACGACCTCCGACGGACAACCCGTCTATCGCGGCAACGACCCAAGCATCATGCCAGGTCCCGAAACCACCTATCAGAGTTACGGCGTTCCGTGGGCAAACCTGTCCAATACCCCTTTCCGTGAATACAAGCACTGGGTACATGAAGGCGGTATCGCTACGCCACTGATTGCACATTGGCCGGATGCCATAGAATCCTCAGGCGAATTACGCCATCAACCCGGACAACTCCCGGACATCATGGCGACATGCCTCGAAGTTTCAGGTGCGACCTATCCTGAAGAGCACGATGGGAAGCCAATTTTGCCGTTAGAGGGAACGAGTTTAGTGCCGATTTTCGATGGGAAGGACAACGGTAAGGATGTGCTTTATTGGGAACACGAGGGCAATTGTGCGGTGCGTCAAGATAATTGGAAACTGGTCTGCAAGTTTCCCGGCGATTGGGAGCTCTACGATCTCGCCGCCGAGCGGACGGAGATTAACGATCTTGCCGCTAAGCATCCACAAAAGTTGGAAGAGCTCGTCGGACTTTACCGAGATTGGGCGGATCGCTGTCTTATCTATCCATGGGATAGACTCCAAGAACGCCGCAGGCAGGAGCGCGACCAACGTTAA
- a CDS encoding CDP-alcohol phosphatidyltransferase family protein, which produces MFEAKLKPRLEVILSAVANKMVALGITADMVTLFGFLVNLVATFYLATGRLVVGGILILFGGSFDMIDGAVARAQTNLRASGALLDSVIDRYSEGFLFLGALIYFYNLESLIGIILAFGAWFGSILVSYVRARAEGLQVTCKVGLMQRPERIVLLGAGTLLQGVLWHRFPIVQTNAVILLCVLGILTLTTHITALHRLIFSYQELNR; this is translated from the coding sequence ATGTTTGAAGCAAAATTAAAACCCCGTCTTGAGGTTATTCTATCTGCTGTGGCAAATAAAATGGTCGCGCTCGGCATTACGGCGGATATGGTAACCCTCTTTGGATTCCTCGTTAACCTCGTCGCCACCTTTTATCTGGCAACCGGACGGCTTGTTGTGGGGGGAATTCTCATTTTGTTTGGTGGGAGTTTTGATATGATAGATGGAGCAGTTGCCCGAGCTCAAACAAATCTACGTGCATCAGGCGCGCTCTTGGATTCTGTGATTGATCGTTACTCGGAAGGTTTTCTCTTTCTTGGTGCCCTCATCTATTTTTATAATTTAGAAAGTTTGATTGGAATAATTCTCGCCTTTGGTGCTTGGTTCGGTTCAATCTTAGTGAGTTATGTAAGGGCGAGAGCTGAGGGACTGCAGGTTACATGTAAGGTTGGACTCATGCAGCGTCCAGAACGCATTGTCTTGCTCGGTGCTGGCACACTCCTTCAAGGGGTACTATGGCATAGATTTCCCATCGTTCAGACCAATGCCGTGATTCTACTCTGTGTACTTGGGATCCTCACCCTCACAACCCATATTACTGCGCTCCATCGACTCATCTTCTCCTATCAAGAATTGAATCGCTAA
- a CDS encoding DUF3857 domain-containing protein, with the protein MTFPKNYVLFLLSLLFLVSGCALFPQKTTAPSVVDPLVERNRQWTEHIEAGNYELKRGNLRAALNAYEAAIAIRPNSGDVQYKIAEIYLQLEEYENARNAFLVFLRLEPNNITALNYVGYISEKLSNYVAAAKYYERVLDISVDNLYALNHLGLAYKQLQRYDEGISVLHKALSIDPRCERPECENLHNYLGLIYLEQGKVGEAIAEFRESIRLFPNDIWARQQLAALYENQQRYFEAQLQYQQLLEIAPDNLLAITRLQALSQLNLNPVRAVNVPPVTLLDPDVEQIIANAPDASDYPNADTLVLFNHFSHDVLPTGRSRYTTHQIVKILTERGIQKYGDIAIPYQPASQNIGVNIARTITADGTVLQPPDEAYNDVTPPGLLSYNLYSDAMWKVISMVGLAPGVCIEYKVTLEDKVAGGETWITGGYNFQSTEATLETSYALQMPKAWHLQWEIANTTSQTKPLVPQVSYTENDTVIYLWRYGETPAVEAEDGMPHINDIVPRLHYSSIADWQAVYTWYKELAKGRYIPNADIEWKVQLLTENLETNEAKIRAIYNFVASKIRYVGIELGQSAYQPSYATEVFQVQYGDCKDKTTLLISMLDLAGIKAYPCLISMAPYARVDTTLPFLSQFNHIIAVVPTGTGTYIWLDTTAATCSYGDLPYNAQGRTGFLISDTQGVFVETPIFSPETNQLVSTTELALDSKGDVQGTLHIQTTGQYSLNTRWTYQQIHPSAMKPTLATELSQQFPGIQIEWWRMSDPDDLNDVPVEINLGFHVKDYAESLGNSMLLRLPIDEFAAYAETFANEHRTYSLDFGYPMQIEKIISIQIPDGWTAVLPEDIHHTIEIAELRRQYRQVENVITYRLVFTLKNRILPADAYPAAKSFFVSLASEDGSRLLLNKGQQSAEAEIGRSEDWTVLGWEEGYPRFQSYNLPTKF; encoded by the coding sequence ATGACATTCCCTAAAAACTACGTGCTTTTTCTGTTAAGTCTGCTTTTTCTCGTTAGCGGATGCGCGCTCTTTCCGCAAAAAACAACCGCACCGTCCGTAGTTGACCCGCTTGTTGAGCGGAATCGCCAGTGGACCGAGCATATTGAAGCCGGCAATTATGAATTGAAGCGTGGAAACCTCCGAGCTGCCCTTAATGCCTATGAAGCCGCTATCGCAATCCGTCCGAATTCCGGGGATGTCCAATACAAAATAGCGGAGATATATCTTCAACTTGAGGAATATGAAAACGCGAGAAACGCATTTCTGGTATTTCTGAGGCTGGAACCGAACAATATCACGGCTTTGAATTATGTCGGATACATTTCTGAAAAGCTGAGCAACTATGTTGCTGCTGCGAAGTACTATGAACGAGTTTTGGACATCTCAGTTGATAACCTATATGCGCTAAATCATCTCGGTTTGGCTTATAAGCAACTACAACGCTACGATGAAGGTATAAGCGTCCTTCACAAAGCGTTATCGATTGATCCGAGGTGTGAGCGTCCCGAATGCGAGAATTTACACAACTACTTGGGCCTTATTTATCTGGAGCAAGGTAAAGTCGGCGAGGCGATCGCGGAGTTTCGGGAGTCAATTCGGTTGTTTCCAAACGATATCTGGGCACGGCAGCAGCTCGCAGCACTTTATGAAAATCAACAACGTTATTTTGAGGCGCAGCTGCAATACCAGCAACTTTTAGAGATTGCACCAGACAACCTGCTCGCTATTACACGCCTTCAAGCACTTTCCCAACTCAATCTCAACCCAGTGCGGGCAGTTAATGTGCCGCCTGTTACCCTTCTGGACCCAGACGTTGAGCAGATAATCGCAAACGCACCAGATGCCAGTGATTATCCCAATGCTGATACGCTCGTTTTGTTCAATCACTTCAGTCATGATGTGTTACCGACAGGACGATCTCGTTATACAACGCACCAAATCGTTAAGATTCTCACCGAAAGAGGCATCCAAAAATATGGAGATATCGCCATCCCTTACCAACCCGCATCGCAAAATATTGGCGTTAACATAGCAAGAACAATTACAGCAGATGGCACAGTGCTTCAACCACCTGATGAAGCGTACAACGATGTAACGCCGCCCGGTTTATTGTCCTACAATCTCTACTCAGACGCGATGTGGAAGGTTATCTCTATGGTCGGTCTTGCACCGGGGGTCTGTATTGAGTATAAAGTAACACTTGAAGATAAAGTTGCTGGCGGAGAAACCTGGATTACGGGTGGGTATAATTTTCAGTCAACAGAGGCGACCCTTGAAACGAGTTACGCCCTTCAGATGCCGAAGGCATGGCACCTTCAGTGGGAGATCGCTAACACAACATCACAAACGAAGCCTTTAGTGCCACAGGTCTCTTATACGGAAAATGATACGGTTATCTACTTATGGAGATATGGGGAGACTCCGGCGGTGGAAGCGGAGGATGGCATGCCACATATTAATGACATTGTGCCACGCCTGCACTATTCCTCCATCGCAGACTGGCAGGCTGTCTACACGTGGTATAAGGAACTCGCAAAAGGGAGATATATCCCCAATGCTGACATTGAGTGGAAAGTCCAACTTCTAACCGAGAATCTCGAAACGAATGAAGCAAAAATCCGCGCTATCTATAATTTCGTCGCCTCAAAAATTCGGTATGTTGGTATTGAGCTCGGACAGAGTGCTTACCAACCGTCGTATGCCACCGAGGTTTTTCAGGTGCAATACGGGGATTGCAAAGACAAAACAACCCTCCTAATCTCAATGCTGGATCTCGCAGGCATTAAAGCCTATCCTTGCTTGATTAGCATGGCACCATACGCGCGAGTTGATACGACGCTGCCATTTCTCAGCCAATTCAACCATATAATTGCTGTAGTCCCTACCGGCACGGGTACCTATATCTGGTTGGATACAACGGCGGCGACTTGTAGTTATGGAGACTTGCCGTATAACGCGCAGGGACGCACTGGATTCCTCATCTCTGATACGCAGGGAGTCTTTGTGGAGACACCTATTTTTTCACCAGAAACCAACCAACTTGTGAGTACGACGGAATTGGCGTTAGACAGTAAAGGCGACGTGCAAGGCACGCTTCATATTCAGACAACTGGACAATACAGTCTAAATACGCGGTGGACCTATCAACAGATCCATCCGAGTGCTATGAAGCCCACTTTAGCCACTGAACTCAGTCAGCAATTTCCGGGAATTCAAATAGAGTGGTGGCGGATGTCTGACCCTGATGACCTCAATGATGTACCAGTAGAAATTAATCTCGGTTTTCATGTCAAGGATTACGCTGAGTCTTTGGGGAATAGCATGCTACTCCGCTTGCCGATTGATGAATTCGCTGCTTATGCTGAAACTTTCGCTAATGAACATCGCACCTATTCCCTGGATTTTGGCTACCCAATGCAAATTGAGAAGATAATTAGCATCCAAATTCCAGATGGATGGACGGCTGTTTTGCCAGAAGACATCCATCACACGATAGAGATAGCAGAACTGCGTCGGCAGTACAGACAGGTTGAAAATGTTATCACCTATCGGCTTGTATTTACTCTTAAAAACCGGATACTTCCAGCAGACGCTTATCCGGCAGCGAAATCGTTTTTTGTGTCGCTCGCAAGTGAAGATGGGAGTCGGTTATTGCTAAATAAGGGGCAGCAGTCAGCAGAAGCAGAGATTGGAAGATCGGAAGACTGGACGGTGCTCGGATGGGAGGAGGGGTACCCACGCTTCCAGTCTTACAACCTTCCAACCAAATTCTGA